A genomic region of Synechococcus sp. NOUM97013 contains the following coding sequences:
- a CDS encoding photosystem II reaction center protein J has protein sequence MSGKKSGLPDGRIPDRLPDGRPAVAWRSRWTEGTLPLWLVATAGGMAVIFVVGLFFYGSYTGVGSA, from the coding sequence ATGAGTGGTAAGAAATCAGGTCTTCCTGACGGTCGTATTCCCGATCGTCTCCCTGATGGCCGGCCGGCCGTCGCCTGGCGTTCCCGCTGGACCGAGGGAACTCTGCCTCTGTGGCTCGTGGCAACTGCCGGTGGCATGGCAGTGATCTTTGTGGTGGGCCTGTTCTTCTACGGCTCTTACACCGGTGTGGGTTCCGCCTGA